In a single window of the Candidatus Bathyarchaeia archaeon genome:
- a CDS encoding terminase family protein — protein sequence MSYQRKFLEDNSKRVVLKWSRQSGKSTCLALKALWFAVCHTPTTTLIVSPSLRQSINLRDIVTRLIERIPHDARRLIVKRALRTTIYLWEGSRIVALPANPDTLRGYTAHMILVDEADFFRDPEGIFYGTLHPMLTSTDGWLIVSSTPWSTKGFYYRVCGENSGYSRHFANWRDAVAAGVAKESIVEEARKSSPPEVFRREYECEFVEDVNVFLSSDLIARCIDPTPLVAGRDWDYYPFEAEPEGEFYVGCDFGKHQDYSVVAVVDRRPDGTLRLVHLWRPSLETPYASVVGYVKALSDRYNHVVGVKADMTGVGDYIVEEMARAGIPNVEGVNFTRASKEEVAVPVKQAMLQGRIKIPYDRCLIAELNVERYEMSKDGHFIFSHPERTHDDRFWAFMLACHMALESVGGVLSWREKF from the coding sequence GTGTCATACCAAAGAAAATTCCTAGAGGATAACTCTAAGAGGGTGGTGCTCAAATGGAGCCGTCAGAGCGGCAAGTCCACCTGCCTCGCTCTCAAGGCTCTCTGGTTTGCAGTCTGCCACACTCCAACCACAACTCTAATAGTATCACCCTCGTTGCGTCAGAGCATCAACCTCCGCGACATAGTAACTAGGCTAATTGAGAGGATACCCCATGATGCTAGGCGCCTCATCGTCAAAAGGGCTTTAAGAACCACGATATACCTCTGGGAGGGGAGTCGAATAGTCGCGCTCCCAGCCAATCCTGATACACTCCGTGGCTATACGGCTCACATGATCCTTGTGGATGAGGCTGACTTCTTCCGTGACCCGGAAGGGATCTTCTATGGAACCCTTCACCCGATGCTCACCTCTACGGATGGTTGGCTTATCGTTTCCTCTACACCCTGGAGCACGAAGGGCTTCTATTATAGGGTCTGTGGGGAAAATTCAGGATATAGCCGCCATTTCGCCAACTGGCGCGACGCCGTGGCGGCTGGCGTTGCGAAGGAGAGCATTGTCGAGGAGGCGCGGAAAAGCAGCCCGCCTGAGGTCTTCCGCCGCGAATATGAATGTGAGTTTGTGGAGGATGTTAACGTGTTTCTAAGTAGCGACCTGATCGCTCGGTGTATAGACCCAACGCCCTTGGTGGCTGGGCGAGACTGGGACTACTATCCATTTGAAGCTGAGCCCGAGGGTGAATTTTACGTGGGCTGCGACTTCGGAAAGCACCAAGACTACAGTGTAGTGGCAGTTGTGGATCGTCGCCCCGATGGGACACTGCGGCTGGTTCACCTCTGGCGCCCAAGCTTAGAGACACCTTACGCTAGTGTAGTTGGCTACGTGAAAGCTCTTAGTGACCGGTATAATCATGTGGTCGGTGTGAAAGCGGACATGACTGGTGTAGGAGACTATATTGTCGAGGAGATGGCAAGAGCTGGCATTCCGAATGTGGAAGGCGTCAACTTCACCAGGGCCAGTAAAGAGGAGGTCGCGGTCCCTGTTAAGCAAGCCATGCTTCAAGGCCGAATCAAGATACCTTATGATCGCTGCCTAATCGCTGAGTTGAATGTGGAGCGTTACGAGATGAGTAAGGATGGCCACTTCATCTTTTCCCATCCAGAACGAACGCATGATGACCGGTTCTGGGCTTTCATGTTGGCTTGCCACATGGCTCTTGAGAGTGTTGGCGGCGTGTTAAGTTGGAGGGAGAAGTTTTGA
- a CDS encoding UDP-glucose/GDP-mannose dehydrogenase family protein has translation MFIESISVIGLGFVGLATSVSFADRGFRVYAVDQDKGKVVSVKAGRTPFYEPGVEPLIQKGLDSGLLRCVDSVEEAVLSSDVTFIAVGTPSRPDGSIDLTYVKQSAVEIGAALLKKADYHLVTVKSTVVPGTTRNLVKPALEAASGKVAGVGFGLAMSPEFFKEGSALHDTFNPDRVVIGEYDAKSGNILEDIFRRFYCERQPPILRMSLESAEMVKYASNALLAAKISFINEIANICELLPGVDVAEVAKGVGLDQRIGANFLNAGLGFGGSCFPKDLRALISFSQTLNYEPDILKAVLKVNDSQPLRGIEIARNLLGDLKGRRVALLGLSFKPGTSDIREAASLKIISRLLEEGSEVVGYDPVAIPEVKVVLGDKIRYASSALEAINDAECCIIVTEWEEFKRLRPEDFKARMRRPVIVDGRKIYNPAEFRGKLTYAAIGLGPK, from the coding sequence ATGTTTATTGAGAGTATATCGGTTATAGGTTTGGGGTTCGTAGGGCTGGCAACCTCTGTCAGCTTTGCTGATAGAGGTTTTAGAGTTTATGCAGTCGACCAAGATAAGGGCAAAGTAGTCTCAGTCAAGGCTGGGAGAACTCCATTTTACGAGCCCGGAGTGGAGCCCCTAATCCAGAAGGGATTAGACAGCGGTCTTCTCAGGTGTGTAGACAGCGTAGAAGAGGCCGTCCTCAGTAGTGACGTAACCTTCATCGCCGTAGGAACACCAAGCCGGCCAGATGGTAGCATCGATTTAACCTATGTGAAGCAGTCGGCGGTGGAGATAGGGGCAGCCTTGCTGAAGAAGGCGGATTACCATCTCGTGACTGTTAAGAGTACGGTAGTTCCTGGGACCACCCGCAACTTAGTCAAGCCTGCCCTTGAGGCTGCCTCTGGTAAGGTGGCTGGAGTAGGCTTCGGGCTAGCTATGAGTCCTGAGTTCTTTAAGGAGGGATCAGCTCTCCATGACACGTTCAACCCTGACAGAGTCGTAATTGGCGAGTATGACGCGAAGTCTGGCAACATCCTAGAAGACATTTTTAGGAGGTTCTACTGTGAGAGGCAACCTCCCATCCTTCGTATGAGTCTCGAATCTGCGGAGATGGTGAAGTATGCGAGCAACGCCCTCCTCGCAGCTAAGATCTCCTTCATAAACGAGATCGCCAACATCTGTGAGCTCCTTCCAGGCGTAGATGTGGCAGAGGTAGCTAAAGGTGTCGGGTTAGACCAACGGATAGGCGCAAACTTCCTGAACGCAGGACTTGGCTTCGGTGGCTCCTGCTTCCCTAAAGATTTGAGAGCGTTGATCAGCTTCTCCCAAACCTTGAACTATGAGCCAGACATATTAAAGGCAGTCCTCAAGGTAAACGACTCGCAACCTCTTCGAGGTATTGAAATTGCCAGAAATCTCCTGGGCGACCTAAAAGGGCGGAGGGTTGCACTTCTTGGGTTGTCTTTTAAGCCTGGGACCAGCGACATCAGGGAGGCCGCCTCTCTCAAGATAATCAGTCGCCTACTTGAGGAAGGTTCGGAGGTGGTTGGATACGACCCCGTGGCAATCCCAGAGGTTAAGGTTGTCCTTGGCGACAAAATCAGATACGCCTCCTCCGCCCTCGAGGCAATAAACGACGCCGAATGCTGTATCATTGTGACCGAGTGGGAGGAGTTTAAGAGACTTAGGCCGGAGGACTTCAAAGCTAGGATGAGGAGGCCGGTCATTGTTGACGGCAGAAAGATTTACAACCCAGCCGAGTTCCGTGGAAAACTGACTTATGCAGCCATAGGGTTGGGGCCTAAATAG